CCGAACAGTCCGCACGCATCGTCCGGTACGGCTCAGTACGTCCGGGCCCGCTTCGCGAAGGCCGGCGCCAGCTCCGCCTGTGCGGCGCTCGGGAAGGCGACGGTGTTCGGGTCCCCGTCCGAGACGTACAGGTTCTTGCCGGCGGCGAGCTTGTCCAGCCAGCGCGACGAGCCGAACTCGGCGTCCTCGTCCTTGGGCCCCGCCGAGCGGATCCGGGGGATCGCGCCGGGCGTGAACGCCTTCGCGAACGGCGAGACCGAGGGGTTGGCCCCCACGAGGTACACCCCGTCGTAGCGGTAGCCCGTTCCCCGCGCGGCGACCCCGGCCGGTTCGGGCATGGCGCCGAAGGGCAGGGCCAGCGAGGTCACCTGCGTGCCGGGCGCCGCCTTCTCGATCGCCTGCTGTCCGGCGGAGATGGCCCGCGCGGCGCCCGCCTGGTCCAGGGAGCGCAGGTTCTCGTGGCGGCCGGTGTGGTTGGCGACCTCGTACCCGTGGGTCTTCAGCCAGGTCAGGGCCTTGGCGGAACCCGTCGCCGAGAAGGCGTCCGCGTTGACGAAGAAGGTGGCGACCGGCTTGAACTGCGGGTGCTTCTTCGCCGTCTCCGCCATGATGGCGACCGCGGTGCCCGGCGCGGGGGTGCCGTCCGGGTTGAGGCGCACCTGGCTGTTGGTGGAGTCGTCGAAGGTGAGGACCACCGGGTGGGTGCCGGCCGGGATGTCGATGCGGCCCGTCTGGAAGTCGCGGGCGGTCACCGGCACGTAGTTCTCCCGCGCGAGGCGCTCCAGCTCGGCCCGGAAATCGGCCGGGGTGCGGTCGTAGACCCCGGCCGGCTTCGCGCTGAGCTGGTGGTACATCAGCACCGGCACCTGTCCGAGTTCGTTGGCGCCGACTTCGGCCGGCGCTTTCGCGCCCGCGGGTCGGACGGCCGCGGCCGAGGCGGCGGCCTGGTGTGCTCCGGTGGCCGGGGACGACCCGGTGGAGCAGCCGGTGGCGAGCAGTGCGGCGCCGGCCAGGGCGCCGAGCGGGATGAGGGGGTGGCGCATGGGAGGCCCTTTCGAGGCGGTGGTGTCGCGCCATCCCTACCTCCGGCGAGAGTCCGCGTACCGCACTGCCCCTGCATGGCGTAGCCGCCACGCCGGGGCAGAACGCGGCGTTCGTGTGAAATACGAGCAAAACATGGCGACCGGGACATCGATGCGGCAATGAATGGAGGCAGCATCCGGCACACGGCACGAAGGACGTCAAGATGTCCCCCACACGCATATCGCACTCGTCCCCCTCCTACCGTCCCCGGCGCCCGGCCCGCCGGGGCGCCCTGATAGCCACGGCCACGGCGCTCGCACTGACCGGAGCGGGCATCGGAGCCTGGACGTTCCTCGCGCCGGGTCCGGGCATCCAGGGTCTGAGCGACGGAACCGTCCTCGACGGGCGCAAGGCCGCGCAGGTCAGCGCCTACGTCTCGACCGAGGCGGCCGGCGCCAAGAACAAGCTGCACGCCACCTTGGACGGCACGGCGGTCCCGGTCACGGCCGAGGGGGCCCGCCTGAAGCTCGCCCTGCCGCGCCTCACCGAGGGCCGGCACACCCTGGTGGTGGCGGGTGACAGCAGCATCCCCTTCGCCTCGTACCGCAAGGTCGTCGGCTTCAGCGTGGACGCCACCGCCCCCAAGCTGGAGGTGGCCGCCCCCGTGGTCAAGGACGGCGCCGCCCCGGTGACCATCACCGGCCGCGCCTCCACCGACGCCGAGGTGACCGTCAACGGCAAGAAGGTCCCCGTCGACAAGGCCGGCGCCTTCAAGGTCACGGTTCCCAAGGGCACGCCGGTCGCGACGATCGCCGCCGTGGACCGCGCCGGGAACACCACCACCCAGGACGTGTCCGCCCGCGGCCGGCGCCCCATGATCCGCGCCGCGCACATCACCGCCATCGGGTGGGGTGACGACACCCTGCGGGGCAACATCCTCTCCCTCGTCCGCAGCGGCAAGCTCAACGCCATCGAGCTGGACGTCAAGGACGAGGACGGCGAGGTCGGGTACGCGTCCCAGGTGCCGCTGGCCCGCCAGATCGGCGCGGCCAAGGGCTACTACGACGCCCGCAAGGCGGTCGCCGAGATCCACAAGGCCGGCGCGCAGGTCATCGGCCGCATCGTGGCGTTCCGCGACCCCAAGCTCGGCGCGGCGTCCTGGAAGGCCGGCAAGCGCGACCAGCTCGTCCTGACCCCGGCCGGGCAGCCCTACGACGGCGGCCACTACGGAGCCCTCTCCTTCACCAACTTCGCCAACCCGGTGGTCCGCAAGTACAACCAGGACCTGGCCGTCGAAGCGGCCCGGCTCGGCTTCGACGACGTCCTCTACGACTACGTGCGCCGCCCGGACGGCCCGCTGTCGCACATGCGCTTCCCGGGCATCGGCGGCGCCACCCCCGAGCAGTCGATCACCTCGTTCGTCGCGGACACCCGGACCGCGCTGCGGCCGCACGGCAAGTACCTCGGCGTCTCGGTCTTCGGCATCGCCGCGACCCGGCCCACGGAGATCGCGCAGGACATCGGGGCCCTGGTCAAGGTCACCGACTACATCGCGCCGATGGTCTACCCGTCCCACTGGGGGCCGGGTGAGTACGGGGTCGCCCAGCCCGACACCGCCCCGTACGCGATCGTGCAGCGTTCGCTCGCCGACTTCGCCCGCCAGGCGAAGGGCACCCAGACCGAAATCGTCCCGTGGCTCCAGGACTTCTCGATGGGCAGCACCTACGGCCCGACCCAGGTGGCCGAACAGATCAAGGCCGCGGCCGCCAACAAGATGAACTCCTTCATCCTGTGGAACGCCGGCGCCCGCTACCAGGGCGCGGCGCTCCAGCAGATCGCCAAACACTGAGGCTCCGGCCGCACGCACCCGAGCGACGGCCCCCGTGTGGGAGGCAGGGCACGCGCCCTGCCTCCCACACCCCGTTGCGCGGCGGCCGGGCCCGTGCGGGATCGGAGCGCGGGCGGTTTCAGGAGCGGAGGTCTGCGCAGAGTCGGTCGATGTGTTCGACGGTGACGTGGGGCATGGCGATGAGGTGGGCGCGGTCGCCGACGGTCAGCAGGTTCCAGCGTGCGCAGACGGCGGCCGGCGGCGCGTCGAAGAGCACGGTGTTGCTGCCGGGGGCGCGCTCGGGGTGCAGTCCCTCCTCACGGAGCCGGCGTTCGGCGTATTGCGCCGTGGCGAGGCAGTGGCCGACCCTGCGCTTCAGGCCGGTGCGGCCCAGGCGGCGCAGTTCGTACCAGAGCAGCAGGGGGGTGAAG
Above is a window of Streptomyces subrutilus DNA encoding:
- a CDS encoding polysaccharide deacetylase family protein, which produces MRHPLIPLGALAGAALLATGCSTGSSPATGAHQAAASAAAVRPAGAKAPAEVGANELGQVPVLMYHQLSAKPAGVYDRTPADFRAELERLARENYVPVTARDFQTGRIDIPAGTHPVVLTFDDSTNSQVRLNPDGTPAPGTAVAIMAETAKKHPQFKPVATFFVNADAFSATGSAKALTWLKTHGYEVANHTGRHENLRSLDQAGAARAISAGQQAIEKAAPGTQVTSLALPFGAMPEPAGVAARGTGYRYDGVYLVGANPSVSPFAKAFTPGAIPRIRSAGPKDEDAEFGSSRWLDKLAAGKNLYVSDGDPNTVAFPSAAQAELAPAFAKRARTY
- a CDS encoding putative glycoside hydrolase, with amino-acid sequence MSPTRISHSSPSYRPRRPARRGALIATATALALTGAGIGAWTFLAPGPGIQGLSDGTVLDGRKAAQVSAYVSTEAAGAKNKLHATLDGTAVPVTAEGARLKLALPRLTEGRHTLVVAGDSSIPFASYRKVVGFSVDATAPKLEVAAPVVKDGAAPVTITGRASTDAEVTVNGKKVPVDKAGAFKVTVPKGTPVATIAAVDRAGNTTTQDVSARGRRPMIRAAHITAIGWGDDTLRGNILSLVRSGKLNAIELDVKDEDGEVGYASQVPLARQIGAAKGYYDARKAVAEIHKAGAQVIGRIVAFRDPKLGAASWKAGKRDQLVLTPAGQPYDGGHYGALSFTNFANPVVRKYNQDLAVEAARLGFDDVLYDYVRRPDGPLSHMRFPGIGGATPEQSITSFVADTRTALRPHGKYLGVSVFGIAATRPTEIAQDIGALVKVTDYIAPMVYPSHWGPGEYGVAQPDTAPYAIVQRSLADFARQAKGTQTEIVPWLQDFSMGSTYGPTQVAEQIKAAAANKMNSFILWNAGARYQGAALQQIAKH